One Pantoea trifolii genomic region harbors:
- a CDS encoding AI-2E family transporter, translating to MGLNEFPLWSRLLRVLLILATLTIILTGIYLASALINQVMLSLFLAIMLDPLISRLETKRVPRLLSSLLVIVLLLLVIVFTIIKLTVLTPDLIQLSRQAPQLLAERFDPVTQTFSHLGIVLTPNDMLAFVDAGAVVRFVTGFLTQIPSILSWWLMVFLMLFFMLYEMKNLKTLLRKQAEGKYQRYYVALEEGVQSVIVYAQVKTLTSIVGGIIVWAGAHLLGLKFAFFWGVLMFVFNYIPVLGSFMAAIPPVLQSYMLYDIQTALVVALFFVALNLILSSVIEPLLLGKRLNMALTTQLLAFLVWQSLLGIIGAILAIPLTFMLKKILLASAGNEKQGEHISKRSP from the coding sequence ATGGGATTGAACGAGTTTCCTTTATGGTCAAGACTTTTGCGCGTACTGTTAATTCTCGCCACGCTGACCATAATTCTGACCGGTATTTATTTGGCATCAGCGTTAATTAATCAGGTGATGCTGTCGCTGTTTCTGGCGATAATGCTCGACCCATTAATCAGTCGGCTGGAAACAAAACGCGTGCCGCGTTTACTCTCATCCTTGCTGGTGATTGTGCTGCTGTTACTGGTGATTGTGTTCACCATCATCAAGCTCACGGTATTAACCCCCGATTTAATTCAGCTCAGCCGCCAGGCACCCCAGCTACTGGCCGAACGCTTCGACCCGGTGACGCAGACGTTTAGTCATCTGGGCATTGTTTTGACGCCCAACGACATGCTGGCGTTTGTCGATGCGGGTGCGGTGGTGCGCTTTGTAACTGGTTTCCTCACGCAAATACCGAGCATTCTTTCCTGGTGGCTGATGGTATTTCTGATGCTGTTTTTCATGCTGTATGAAATGAAAAATTTGAAAACCCTGTTACGCAAGCAGGCTGAAGGGAAATATCAGCGCTATTACGTGGCGCTTGAAGAGGGCGTGCAAAGCGTTATCGTTTATGCCCAGGTAAAAACCCTGACCAGTATTGTCGGCGGCATTATTGTTTGGGCAGGCGCACATCTTCTTGGCCTGAAGTTCGCCTTTTTCTGGGGCGTATTGATGTTTGTCTTCAACTATATTCCGGTGCTGGGTTCATTTATGGCGGCCATCCCGCCCGTGCTGCAAAGTTATATGTTGTACGATATCCAAACTGCATTGGTGGTCGCGCTGTTCTTTGTGGCACTGAATTTAATCCTGAGTTCAGTGATTGAACCGCTATTATTGGGCAAACGATTAAATATGGCGCTTACCACACAGCTGTTGGCATTTCTTGTCTGGCAATCGCTGTTGGGCATCATCGGCGCAATTCTGGCGATTCCGCTGACGTTTATGTTGAAAAAGATATTGCTGGCGAGTGCAGGAAACGAAAAGCAGGGAGAGC